The nucleotide window TGTTTAAAGGAATATAATTCCTATATTTTTTGCATTAGATGGGGCGAATAATAGAAAACCCTCTCTGACTATACTTTTTATTATTCATAATATTAAAGGCTAAAAGATACATTTTATTAACCAATTGTCAGTTCTTATATTGTGATTATTATTAATACACTCTTATTTAGATGTAAACTAAAGAAAATACATAGTGTCTATGCATAATAATCCACACTGTctaaaattaaagtaaaaaacctttttaataaaaccttacaattttttttttcctctttatccTAGACTGTTTCTGAGCTTCCCTCAGACCAAGACCTACTTCTCCCACTTTGACTTGTCTCATGGATCTGCTGACCTCATCAACCATGGTGGCAAGGTCATCAATGCTCTGGGAAGTGCGGCCGGTCATCTGGATGACCTTGCTACTAACCTGTCCACTCTCAGTGACCTCCACGCCTACAACCTGAGAGTTGACCCCGGAAACTTTGATGTAAGGATATGCTATGGTTTTATATAACTATATGACTATTATAATTTGTACTACGGGAAGGTTCCAATAGCTGTTACATCATAAATGGGTATCAGGGTAGTGTCCTTTTCTaataacattaaagggaacctgtcaccccccgtgccggggtgacaggctcccgaccccccgttagagccccatatacttacctaatccgggtcccgcttctggaggtggtcgggtgacagagatctcagccgctgcagcccggcgcgcgcgctgagagatgagtccaacacccatagagaatgacaggagagtccagcgctccgtcattctctatgggtgttggactcatctctcagcgcgcgcgtcgggctgcagcggctgagatctccgtcacccgaccggatccataAGCGGGACCcgccgggattaggtgagtatatggggctctaacggggggtcgggagcctgtcaccccggcacggggggtgacaggttccctttaaactatacagtctcaggctatgttcccacacagtattttcggcagtattttgcaaccaaaacctgaaGTGAATTGAAAAcctagaaaggctatgttaacacactgttgaaattaaatgaatggacgtcatttaatggcaaataattgcagttattttaaaacaatggtcgttgttatacattgtctgaacatagcctttctgtgttttcaatccactcctggttttggttgcaaaatactgaccaaaaatactatgtgggaacatatccttacaTTGTATCATTGTAGCCTGAAATATTTTTATGAACTACACTGTTTTTACAATTCAAGGAATTAGTATGTTACAccactgtaattttatttattgaAGGCACGGGCATTATACTACAGGATTTGCTAGaatatgtcagcagtgtctggtTGCATGGTACATGTGAGAAATAACCAGTGGTTTCTCTTTCCCTTTGCAGCTGCTGTCTCACACCATCCAGGTGACTCTGGCTGTCCACTTTCCTGATGACTTCACTGCTGATTCCCAGGCGGCTTGGGACAAATTCCTTTCTGAAGTCTCTGCCATCCTGACCTCCAAGTACAGATAAATCAAAGCTCTTGGCCTTGGAGGCTACATCGGCACCTGCAGCAAACCATCCTGTGGGAAGTTGAGAAGAAACTATGCACACAAGTTTGTCATCAAATCCATATCCAATCAAAGAATGTAATTCAGCTGTAAGATAATTT belongs to Dendropsophus ebraccatus isolate aDenEbr1 chromosome 9, aDenEbr1.pat, whole genome shotgun sequence and includes:
- the LOC138802196 gene encoding hemoglobin subunit alpha-3-like; the protein is MTLTASERAYILSLWPKIAPQAGALGAEALERLFLSFPQTKTYFSHFDLSHGSADLINHGGKVINALGSAAGHLDDLATNLSTLSDLHAYNLRVDPGNFDLLSHTIQVTLAVHFPDDFTADSQAAWDKFLSEVSAILTSKYR